In Hermetia illucens chromosome 5, iHerIll2.2.curated.20191125, whole genome shotgun sequence, a single window of DNA contains:
- the LOC119657584 gene encoding membrane-bound alkaline phosphatase, with protein MEKLEFLVLVLCAVTIQASTIPTRAKDKCFQSSHQCYDERIHPDSQGSTRVSKNLANELETNFWLNNAKDFVDQQIKRKINTNVAKNVIFFIGDGMSVPTISAARVYMGGEEQKLSFEKFPHTGLSKTYCLDRKVPDSASTATAYLTGVKANYGTIGVNGQVTRKDCNAAMDVTKHTTSIAKWAQDAGKATGIVTTTRITHASPAGNYANTADRDWENDAEVPAGCPKDIDIATQLIHGEVGSKFKVILGGGRAEFLNETVVDEEGNPGYRQDGKNLIQEWLDADSKRKYVFNSRGLSNIDAKTTDSLMGLFQDDHMLYHLEAEHKGLDTEKPTLEEMTRKAIEILQKSENGFYLFVEGGKIDLAHHDVYAKIALDETAELSKAVQAAVDMTNEDDTLIVVTSDHAHTMSYAGYPARTNNIFGEAQISKTDNLPYMTLSYANGDGYEKYRDDETNSRVPLTDSEANDYKQKFPSTVPKDSETHGGEDVGVFARGPWAHMFSSTYEQNVIPHLMAYASCIGKGLKACD; from the exons ATGGAGAAGCTAGAGTTCCTAGTGTTAGTGCTCTGTGCCGTAACCATTCAGGCCAGTACAATTCCCACGAGAGCTAAGGATAAATGTTTCCAGTCCTCGCATCAGTGCTATGACGAACGTATTCATCCGGACAGCCAGGGATCTACCCGTGTCTCCAAAAATTTAGCAAATGAACTTGAGACGAACTTTTGGCTGAACAATGCCAAGGATTTTGTTGACCAGCAAATTAAAAGGAAAATCAACACCAACGTCGCCAAAAATGTTATATTTTTCATTGGTGATGGCATGTCTGTGCCTACCATTAGCGCGGCTAGAGTTTACATGGGTGGAGAGGAGCAGAAACTATCCTTCGAGAAATTTCCCCATACTGGACTATCGAAGACCTACTGTCTGGACAGAAAAGTTCCCGACTCTGCAAGTACAGCAACTGCATATTTGACTGGCGTTAAAGCGAACTATGGAACCATCGGTGTCAACGGACAGGTTACCCGCAAGGACTGCAACGCGGCCATGGATGTTACCAAGCACACCACGTCTATTGCCAAATGGGCTCAAGATGCAGGCAAAGCAACTGGAATCGTCACCACAACGCGAATTACTCACGCATCTCCAGCAGGAAATTACGCAAATACCGCAGATCGGGACTGGGAAAATGACGCCGAAGTACCAGCTGGTTGCCCTAAAGACATTGATATTGCCACACAATTAATTCATGGCGAAGTGGGAAGTAAATTCAAAGTGATCCTAGGAGGTGGTCGTGCTGAATTCTTGAATGAAACTGTAGTAGATGAAGAAGGAAACCCAGGGTATCGCCAAGATGGAAAAAATCTTATCCAGGAATGGCTTGATGCCGACTCCAAacgtaaatatgtgttcaataGTAGGGGTCTGTCAAATATCGATGCAAAAACTACGGATTCCCTTATGGGTCTGTTCCAAGACGACCACATGTTGTACCACTTGGAAGCAGAACACAAAGGGCTGGATACAGAAAAACCCACATTAGAGGAGATGACTCGCAAAGCCATTGAAATCCTCCAGAAAAGCGAGAATGGATTCTATTTATTCGTAGAAGGAGGAAAAATTGATTTGGCTCATCATGATGTATATGCGAAAATTGCTCTCGACGAAACCGCTGAACTATCAAAAGCAGTCCAGGCCGCAGTAGATATGACAAATGAGGACGacactttgattgtggtcacttCAGATCATGCTCACACCATGAGCTATGCTGGATATCCG GCACGAACCAATAATATTTTCGGAGAAGCTCAAATCAGCAAAACGGATAATCTCCCTTATATGACCCTCAGCTATGCTAACGGAGATGGCTACGAAAAATATAGGGACGATGAAACTAATTCACGAGTACCACTAACAGATTCGGAAGCTAACGATTACAAACAGAAATTCCCATCCACGGTTCCAAAAGACAGTGAAACTCATGGCGGGGAGGATGTTGGTGTTTTCGCTAGAGGTCCGTGGGCACACATGTTCAGTAGCACCTACGAACAGAATGTCATTCCACATCTTATGGCTTATGCTTCGTGCATTGGAAAAGGACTTAAAGCTTGTGATTAA